The Methylophilus sp. TWE2 region CCTGAATTTGCTCATGGATCCTGACATTGATTTTGTCACTTTGCTGGGTCAGGCCGGTACCGGTAAAACCTTGCTGACACTGGCAGCGGCGCTGACGCAAACACTGGACAAGAAACGCTACTCCGAAATCATCATGACTCGCGTCACCGTTCCGGTCGGCGAAGATATTGGTTTCTTGCCAGGCACGGAAGAAGAAAAAATGGCACCATGGATGGGTGCGCTCGAAGACAACCTCGACGTGCTGAACAAAACGGATGAAGATGTTGGTGAATGGGGTCGCGCCGCAACGCAAGACCTGATCCGTACACGCATAAAAATCAAGTCGCTGAATTTCATGCGTGGCCGCACCTTCCTTAACAAGTTTTTAATTATAGACGAAGCGCAGAACCTCACACCCAAGCAGATGAAAACACTGATTACGCGTGCGGGACCGGGTACAAAAGTCGTTTGTTTAGGTAACATTGCCCAAATTGATACGCCTTACCTCACCGAAGGCAGCTCTGGCCTGACTTATGTGGTGGACCGCTTCAAGAACTGGTCACATAACGGCCACATTACGCTGGTTAGAGGTGAGCGCTCACGCCTGGCAGACTTTGCGGCAGAGGTCTTGTAGACACTCGTCTGCTCGTTTGTCATGGTTAAAGGCTTTTATACCTTACTGATTGCCCAATTCCTATCGGCAATCGCAGACAATGCGCTCCTGTTTGCAGCGATTGCCTTGCTGGCCAAACTTAACGCGCCTAGCTGGCACGAACCGTTGCTGCGGGAGTTCTTCGTCATCTCCTACATCCTGCTGGCGCCTTTTGTCGGCCCATTTGCCGATGCCCTGCCCAAAGGACGCGTCATGTTCCTGAGCAATGGTCTGAAGTTTATTGGCTGTTTCATGGCACTGATAGGCGTACCCCCTCTGTATGCCTATGCCATGGTTGGTGTTGGTGCGGCAGCTTACTCCCCTGCCAAATACGGCATCCTCACGGAGATGCTCCCCTCCCACTTGCTGATCAAAGCTAATGCATGGATGGAAGGCACGACTGTGACCGCCATTATCCTGGGGCCAGTGCTTGGATCCACCCTTTCAGCCAACAACCCCTACATCGGTATCGCATTCATCATGCTGCTGTATTTACTTGCGGCCGGGTTTAATTATTACATTCCCAAAGTACCTATCGACCATCAAGTTGAACAAAAGACCTTGCGGTTTTTACTCAAAGACTTCTGGCACGCGTTTATTACACTCTGGAAAGATCCACAAGGCCAAGTTTCGCTGGCAGTGACAACATTGTTTTGGGGCGCAGGTGCCACATTACAATTTGTCGTATTGCAGTGGGCAGATATCAGGCTAGGCTTTTCACAGCAGCAAGCCACATATCTGATTGCCATTCTGGCAGTCGGTATCGCAGTTGGCTCGGTGGTTGCATCGCGTTATGTCCAATTGGAAAACGCGGTCAAGGTCCTGCCTGCCGGTATTTATATGGGAATACTGGTCATGAGCATGATAGTCATCCACAGCCCCATCCTTGCAGGAGTATTACTCTTCGTCATCGGCATCCTGTCAGGTTATTTTCTGGTACCGCTGAACTCCCTTTTACAGCATAGAGGACATCATTTACTGGGTGCCGGGCATTCAATTGCCGTGCAAAACTTTAACGAAAACATAGGCATACTGCTACTATTGGGCGCTTACACCTGGATGGTAGGTGCCAAACTTGACATCAATACCATCGTGGCTATCTTCGGCGTATTTATTATTATAAGCATGTCCCTCATTACATTGGTCTACCGAAAACAGATTAAACATTGAGATGAACAATGCACTGCTAAAAAATAAAAGGGCGCTAAAGCGCCCTTTTATTTAGCCTAGTTTTAGTGCAGTTTTACATGCGGCTCAGTGCGTCTTGAAATGATACGGCCTATGGTATGTACAATCACAGCAAAAATGCCATGCAAAGCCATCAAGTGCATTTTGTATAACGAGCGATACATCACACGCGCAAACAGCCCTTGAATATACATGCTGCCACCAGCCACAGCCCCCATCAGGCTACCTACCGTTGAGTATTTACCCAGGTTCACCAATGAACCGTAATCATGGTAATGGAACTCCGGCAATTGTGATTTACCAGCGACACGTGCCTTCACTGTTTTTACCAGCAAGGAAGACTGCTGATGTGCGGCCTGAGCACGTGGCGGGACCGTCGTATCATGCCCCAACCATGGACAAGCAGCACAATCACCAAACGCAAAAATATTTTCATCACGTGTCGTTTGCAGGTTTTGGTTTACAACCAACTGATTAATTCTGTTAGTTTCCAAACCATCAATATCCTTCAGAAAGTCAGGTGCCTTGATCCCCGCCGCCCATACCACCAGTTCAGCCGGAATTGTACGGCCACTGTGCGTTGTGATGCCTTTGGGTGAGACCTCAGTGACACGCTCACCGGTAAACACGTTGACGCGCAACTTGCGTAACTCGACATCTACCGCATAAGATAATTTTGGCGGCAGGGCAGGTAGTATTCGGTCACTAGCTTCAATCAGTGAGATCTTAACATCACGGTCTGCGTCAATTTTGTCCAGACCATAAGCGGCCAGCTCACGTGTGGTGTTGTGTAGCTCAGCGGCAAGCTCAACACCGGTAGCTCCGGCACCTACAATCGCAACTTCCAGCTGGCCGGGTTTCAACGGCTCTGGCTGTGTCTGGGCACGCAATAAGGCATTATGCAGATATCGATGGAATTTCTGCGCTTGTTCCTGGGTATCCAAGGCCATCGAATACTCACGCGCGCCTTTGATCCCGAAATCATTGGTCGTACTTCCCACTGCAATAATCAATGTATCGTATTTAAATGAACGGCGCGCAATAATCTCATTACCATCTTCGTCATAAACTGGTGCCAGGAACACTTCTCGAGTGCTACGATCCAGGCCATCCATACGTCCCAGACGGAATTTAAAATGATGCCAGTGTGCCTGAGCCAAATACTCCAGCTCATGCCGATCCGGGTCCATGCTGCCAGCTGCGATTTCATGCAGCAATGGCTTCCAAACATGGGTCCTGGTGGCATCTATCAGCGTAATACGGGCTTTTTTCTTTTTGCCCAGTGAATCACCCAGTTTGGTCGCTAATTCCAGGCCACCAGCACCGCCACCAACAATGATGACATGGTGTAAATCATTTTCGTCTGTTACGCTCACGCTTCGATCCTTCAATAAAAAAGCGCGCCTGCCGTACTGCCAAGCGCGCACAACACTTCAAAATACCGTTATTCGTTACCAGTAATTTTGGCATGGCTACGGATAAAGGCGATGACTTTCAATACATCATCTGGCTTCAATCCATCATCGGGTGCCATCAGGCCAAATCCTTTCGCACCCATCCCACCATTGGTGCCATGCCAAATGGTTTCAAACATACCTTTATTGGTTGCATTTTTAGCGTAGCGGAAATTCTCACCTATCAAGCCAGGTCCCACTGCGCCTTCACCGTGTCCACCGTGGCAAGCCACACACGAAAACAGGTTAAACTTTTTCTTCCCTTCTTTGATGGCCTCTTCGTTGCCAATATAAGGGTTTTTACCAGTAGCCAAAAATTCCTTGGCGGCCGGTGTATCAAACATTTTTTGATCAATTTCCAGAGGCTGACCATCCTGCGTTGTCACAAACTGGATAGCCTTCACATCGCCACCTGTATCCGCAGCTGCACCAGATGATTGGCCATCCTTACTACATGCCACCACCAATGTCGCCAGCAACGCCATTAAAAGCATATTTCTCATCTTTACCCCCATCTTTCCATGTATCCAAATGTTCTTTGAAATAAAACGGTTTTTAATTGTTTTTTATAATCAAACCGACTGCATTTATTGTGCCACAAAAACAAAAAACGGTCACCTCAGTGACCGTTTTTATTCGCAACGAATTTACTCGTTACCTGTCGTGCCTACATTGCTGTTGCTACGAATGTAAGCAATCACCTTCAGCAATTCATCTGGTTTAATACCATCATCTGGAGCCATCAAGCCATAGCCTTTAGCACCCATACCACCGTTAGTGCCGTGCCAGATAGTTTCAAACATCCCTTTGTTAGTTGCGTTTTTCGCATAACGGAAGTTTGCACCGATCAAGCCTGGACCGACAGCACCTTCACCTTTACCACCATGACAGGCGACGCAGGAATACAGGTTGAAAATTTTCTTGCCTTTTTTAATGGCTTCATCGTTACCGATGTATGGGTTTTTACCAGTCGCCAAGAATTCTTTAGCAGCGTCTGTATCAAACATTGCTTTGTCGATGTTGATGGTTGAGCCGTCTTGAGTAGCTGAAAATGTAATATCAGCCATTGCACCCGTGGCAAATGCCATCAAGGAAATCAACAATGCTGATTTAAAAGTGTTGCCTAACATGTTTTCTCCTAATCCTAAACAAAATGAGCGACGTTAACATCCATCCCAACCAAAATATTAACGTATGCTCATTTAACGAATCGTTCCAGAAACGGTTGACGAATTTTTCCGAATCTCTGCACAGAAACTTTCACTCACCCATCTCAAAACAAGCCAATGATTCTACTGTGTTTTTTTTAGATTGTCATCAGTGACTGCCTGTTTTTAAAACTTTTCCGCCATGCCTGTTACTTTTTATACACACTATCACCTTCAACTACTGGCACAGTTGGAATGCCGTAATCTTTCAGGATCGCATCAATCTTGTCCTTATTACGCTCGAGCGCTTCGTTGATCATCTTGATACGATCCTTGTCCTTCATACGCACGGCAACCGAAATGTTCCAGTATTCTTTACCCTTGAGGTTCACCTTGTTGTATTCAGGAATCAGGCGCACCTCTAAAGGCACTTTTGATTGCTTGGCAAAATAACCTGCAATCGGCCCCCACATCACAGCAACATCAATATCACCTTTGACCAGATCATCAATAATAAAGCTGGTGGGTAAATTCAGGTCACGTTGCAAACGATATGGGCGTGCATTCGTCATCAAACCATAATCATTCAAAGGAATAGTTGCTGGACTCTTGTCAACAATACCAATGATGCCCTTTTTCAGATCTGGGGAATCCCAGTTATTAATGTCGTAGTTACTGTCTTTACGCCAGACAAACACATGGCCGGAACGATAGTAAGGTTTGGAGGTTCTCAAGCCATCAAAGTCAGAGGTCATACCGATAATCACATCACATCGCATCGCATTGATGGTATTACGCAAAAAGCCCTGGCGATTGTATGCATATTGAAAGGTCAATTTCTTACCGAGATCATCAGCCAGTACTTTAGCGATCTTGTCTTCAAAGCCTTCCAGCTTGATATTGGAGTATGGCATATTATCCGGGTCTGAACAGACCTTGAACTCTGACTCATCCGCGACACGACGTATTTCACCAATACGGCCTTCGTCCGGGTTAATGGACGGGATATCAATTTCTTCAGCAAACACCACACTTTGTGTGGCAAACATCATCGCAAACGCACCCAGAATATTCCATGTAATTCTCATTTTGACTTCATCCTTTTTTGTGATTGTTTCCTGTCGTTTTTTGAACTTATTCACCGGCAAAAGTTCGATTAACTCACGACAAACGCAGCAATCTTATCGCGAATACGTATGCATTTGTAGAGAAACACTACTTAATTATTCATTCATAATTTTGAATCATGATATTCATGAAAAAAAACACCCTGCCGAAGCAGGGTGTTGAGGAGTCAACGTATTACTACGTGTAACTTAAGACTAGCTCAAATTACAGTGAGAAAACGTTCAGTGCACCGCCGCCAGGAGCAGCGTTGTACTTGGTCAACTCTTTGTAGCCACCAGCAGCACCCAGTGCGTCGGTGTCGTTGGTCATACCCAAGTTCATCGCAACACCAGCCCAACCGCCGATACCGGACAGTACGCCAACGTATTGTTTACCCTTGTTGCCGTATGTGAATGCGTTACCAATCACGCCGGAACCAACTTGGAATTTCCACAGTTCTTTACCGTTTTGTGCATCAACAGCTTTGAACCAACGATCCAAAGTACCGTAGAACACGATGTTAGAAGCTGTAGTCAGAGCACCGCCCCAAGCAGAGAACTTCTCTTTGTTGTACCAAACTTTTTTGTTGGTCATTGGGTCGTAAGCACCGAAAC contains the following coding sequences:
- a CDS encoding quinoprotein dehydrogenase-associated putative ABC transporter substrate-binding protein; protein product: MRITWNILGAFAMMFATQSVVFAEEIDIPSINPDEGRIGEIRRVADESEFKVCSDPDNMPYSNIKLEGFEDKIAKVLADDLGKKLTFQYAYNRQGFLRNTINAMRCDVIIGMTSDFDGLRTSKPYYRSGHVFVWRKDSNYDINNWDSPDLKKGIIGIVDKSPATIPLNDYGLMTNARPYRLQRDLNLPTSFIIDDLVKGDIDVAVMWGPIAGYFAKQSKVPLEVRLIPEYNKVNLKGKEYWNISVAVRMKDKDRIKMINEALERNKDKIDAILKDYGIPTVPVVEGDSVYKK
- the lplT gene encoding lysophospholipid transporter LplT, translating into MVKGFYTLLIAQFLSAIADNALLFAAIALLAKLNAPSWHEPLLREFFVISYILLAPFVGPFADALPKGRVMFLSNGLKFIGCFMALIGVPPLYAYAMVGVGAAAYSPAKYGILTEMLPSHLLIKANAWMEGTTVTAIILGPVLGSTLSANNPYIGIAFIMLLYLLAAGFNYYIPKVPIDHQVEQKTLRFLLKDFWHAFITLWKDPQGQVSLAVTTLFWGAGATLQFVVLQWADIRLGFSQQQATYLIAILAVGIAVGSVVASRYVQLENAVKVLPAGIYMGILVMSMIVIHSPILAGVLLFVIGILSGYFLVPLNSLLQHRGHHLLGAGHSIAVQNFNENIGILLLLGAYTWMVGAKLDINTIVAIFGVFIIISMSLITLVYRKQIKH
- a CDS encoding cytochrome c, which translates into the protein MLGNTFKSALLISLMAFATGAMADITFSATQDGSTINIDKAMFDTDAAKEFLATGKNPYIGNDEAIKKGKKIFNLYSCVACHGGKGEGAVGPGLIGANFRYAKNATNKGMFETIWHGTNGGMGAKGYGLMAPDDGIKPDELLKVIAYIRSNSNVGTTGNE
- a CDS encoding NAD(P)/FAD-dependent oxidoreductase, whose translation is MSVTDENDLHHVIIVGGGAGGLELATKLGDSLGKKKKARITLIDATRTHVWKPLLHEIAAGSMDPDRHELEYLAQAHWHHFKFRLGRMDGLDRSTREVFLAPVYDEDGNEIIARRSFKYDTLIIAVGSTTNDFGIKGAREYSMALDTQEQAQKFHRYLHNALLRAQTQPEPLKPGQLEVAIVGAGATGVELAAELHNTTRELAAYGLDKIDADRDVKISLIEASDRILPALPPKLSYAVDVELRKLRVNVFTGERVTEVSPKGITTHSGRTIPAELVVWAAGIKAPDFLKDIDGLETNRINQLVVNQNLQTTRDENIFAFGDCAACPWLGHDTTVPPRAQAAHQQSSLLVKTVKARVAGKSQLPEFHYHDYGSLVNLGKYSTVGSLMGAVAGGSMYIQGLFARVMYRSLYKMHLMALHGIFAVIVHTIGRIISRRTEPHVKLH
- a CDS encoding cytochrome c; its protein translation is MRNMLLMALLATLVVACSKDGQSSGAAADTGGDVKAIQFVTTQDGQPLEIDQKMFDTPAAKEFLATGKNPYIGNEEAIKEGKKKFNLFSCVACHGGHGEGAVGPGLIGENFRYAKNATNKGMFETIWHGTNGGMGAKGFGLMAPDDGLKPDDVLKVIAFIRSHAKITGNE